From a region of the Wenzhouxiangella sp. XN24 genome:
- a CDS encoding RodZ domain-containing protein, whose amino-acid sequence MSQEHEAAMHEAPEEIVSPGAQLRAARQQAGWTAERLAAELGLPLERMHALERDEHDSFGGIVFVRGYLRRAAGLLGIPAAELIAAFEACCDTTRPAEVVPGLPPGRMPGRGLPGWAGPMVGAIAVLGVVAATWWLAERGGPAGPALEQATRGQPAGLEFSVPREPDAQRPEDMADPAQEAVQSATASDDAETPPARVADAASDSPGAARELSAPDNPEPAEPAEPAASSAATVVASPEPAIPPPGTVDLRLEFTEDCWLEVTDALGRRLAYRLYRAGDVARLRGKAPATVFLGNADGVRMTVDDTPIPVRPARRDGTARLTVGGGAG is encoded by the coding sequence ATGAGCCAAGAACATGAAGCCGCAATGCACGAGGCACCGGAGGAGATCGTCTCGCCGGGCGCCCAGCTGCGGGCCGCGCGGCAGCAGGCCGGCTGGACGGCGGAGCGACTCGCCGCCGAACTCGGCCTGCCCCTCGAGCGCATGCACGCGCTGGAACGAGACGAGCACGACAGCTTCGGCGGAATCGTGTTCGTGCGCGGCTACCTGCGGCGTGCGGCCGGCCTGCTCGGGATTCCCGCCGCGGAGCTGATTGCGGCCTTCGAGGCCTGTTGTGACACGACCCGGCCGGCGGAGGTCGTTCCCGGCCTGCCGCCCGGACGGATGCCCGGCCGCGGCCTGCCCGGCTGGGCCGGCCCGATGGTCGGGGCCATTGCCGTCCTGGGGGTCGTCGCCGCCACGTGGTGGCTCGCCGAGCGCGGCGGCCCGGCGGGGCCTGCGCTGGAGCAGGCGACGCGCGGCCAGCCGGCAGGACTGGAATTCAGCGTGCCGCGCGAGCCCGATGCGCAACGTCCCGAGGATATGGCAGACCCGGCGCAGGAGGCGGTGCAGTCCGCGACGGCAAGCGACGATGCCGAGACCCCGCCGGCGCGGGTCGCCGATGCTGCCAGCGATTCGCCCGGCGCCGCACGGGAACTGTCCGCGCCCGACAACCCGGAGCCGGCAGAGCCGGCGGAGCCTGCGGCGTCGTCGGCCGCGACGGTCGTGGCGTCACCCGAGCCGGCCATCCCGCCTCCGGGCACCGTAGACCTGCGCCTGGAGTTCACCGAGGACTGCTGGCTGGAGGTGACGGATGCGCTCGGGCGTCGGCTCGCCTACCGGCTTTATCGTGCGGGCGATGTCGCCCGCCTGCGCGGCAAGGCGCCGGCCACGGTCTTTCTCGGCAACGCCGACGGTGTACGGATGACGGTCGACGATACGCCGATCCCGGTGCGCCCCGCGCGTCGCGACGGCACGGCCCGCCTGACGGTCGGCGGCGGCGCCGGCTGA
- the pilW gene encoding type IV pilus biogenesis/stability protein PilW: MSFFRIVLVVAAIVAAGCATTSSDSQVSNSDAARYNVQLGMSYLQRGDLEGAREKLERAVQQDPSLPAAHAALGILYERAGKLERAGEHLRRATRLAPEDPNMLNSYGGFLCRRGDRQEGIRYFEMAASNAYYRTPETALINAGVCARGIPDAALAEDFFRRALDRNRGNAEALLQLADLSLQTERLLQARAFLQRYESVAEHSAFSLALGLRIESAAGDDRAAADYAARLRREFPESREARNLP; encoded by the coding sequence ATGAGCTTTTTCCGGATCGTCCTTGTCGTCGCCGCGATCGTGGCGGCGGGCTGCGCCACCACGTCGTCGGACAGCCAGGTATCGAACAGCGACGCGGCGCGTTACAACGTGCAGCTGGGCATGAGCTACCTGCAGCGCGGCGACCTCGAGGGGGCGCGCGAGAAGCTGGAACGGGCCGTGCAACAGGATCCTTCCCTGCCCGCGGCCCATGCCGCACTCGGCATCCTCTACGAGCGGGCCGGCAAGCTCGAGCGGGCCGGAGAGCACCTGCGCCGCGCGACGCGCCTGGCGCCCGAAGATCCGAACATGCTGAACAGCTACGGCGGGTTCCTGTGTCGGCGGGGCGACCGCCAGGAAGGCATCCGCTATTTCGAGATGGCGGCGTCCAACGCCTATTACCGGACGCCCGAGACGGCGCTGATCAACGCGGGCGTCTGCGCGCGCGGCATTCCGGATGCCGCACTGGCCGAGGATTTCTTCCGCCGGGCGCTCGACCGCAACCGCGGCAATGCCGAAGCGCTGCTGCAACTGGCCGACCTGAGCCTCCAGACGGAGCGTTTGCTGCAGGCTCGCGCCTTCCTGCAGCGCTACGAGTCGGTCGCTGAGCACTCTGCTTTCAGCCTGGCGCTGGGCCTGCGGATCGAATCCGCCGCGGGGGACGATCGTGCCGCAGCGGACTACGCCGCCCGCCTGCGCCGCGAGTTTCCGGAATCGCGCGAAGCGAGGAATCTGCCATGA
- the rlmN gene encoding 23S rRNA (adenine(2503)-C(2))-methyltransferase RlmN, translating to MSDARVNLFGLSREGLEGFFAGLGEKPFRARQLMTWMYRFGNADFATMTDISKALRTRLAEIAEIRTPEIRSLHDAGDGTRKWMLSMDGGQAIETVFIPEPARGTLCISSQVGCAMDCSFCATGKQGFNRNLSAADIVGQVWLANRELGYRQDGDRIITNVVFMGMGEPLANYRQVLPAIRVLIDDFGFNISRRRVTVSTSGLVPQIDRLAEDCNVALAVSLHAADDALRDALVPINRRHPIEELLEACWRYAERGAGRHITFEYVMLDGVNDGEADMRRLAKLLANRPAKVNLIPFNPFPGTDYRRSPLPVIERCRDQLLRKGVRTTIRRTRGDDIDAACGQLAGQVNDRMRYRLGNKLVSISARAS from the coding sequence ATGAGCGACGCGCGCGTCAACCTGTTCGGCCTGTCCCGCGAGGGGCTGGAAGGGTTTTTCGCCGGGCTCGGCGAGAAGCCGTTTCGCGCGCGCCAGCTCATGACCTGGATGTATCGCTTCGGCAACGCCGATTTCGCCACCATGACCGACATCTCCAAGGCACTGCGCACGCGCCTCGCGGAAATCGCCGAGATCAGGACGCCGGAGATCCGCTCCCTGCACGACGCCGGCGACGGCACGCGCAAGTGGATGCTATCGATGGACGGCGGCCAGGCGATCGAGACGGTGTTCATCCCGGAACCGGCGCGCGGGACGCTGTGCATATCCAGCCAGGTCGGCTGTGCGATGGATTGTTCGTTTTGCGCCACCGGCAAGCAGGGCTTCAACCGCAACCTCTCCGCGGCGGACATCGTCGGCCAGGTGTGGCTCGCCAACCGCGAGCTGGGGTACCGCCAGGACGGCGACCGGATCATCACCAACGTGGTGTTCATGGGCATGGGGGAACCGCTGGCGAACTATCGCCAGGTCCTCCCCGCGATCCGCGTGCTGATCGATGATTTCGGGTTCAATATTTCCCGTCGCCGTGTGACCGTGAGCACCTCCGGGCTGGTGCCGCAGATCGACCGGCTCGCCGAGGACTGCAACGTCGCGCTCGCGGTGTCGCTTCACGCGGCCGACGATGCGCTGCGCGATGCCCTGGTGCCGATCAACCGGCGTCATCCCATCGAGGAGTTGCTCGAGGCCTGCTGGCGCTACGCCGAGCGCGGCGCCGGGCGGCACATCACCTTCGAGTACGTGATGCTCGACGGCGTCAATGACGGGGAGGCCGACATGCGGCGGCTCGCGAAACTGCTGGCCAATCGGCCCGCCAAGGTCAACCTGATTCCATTCAATCCTTTCCCGGGCACCGACTATCGCCGCTCGCCGCTCCCGGTCATCGAGCGGTGTCGCGACCAGTTGCTGCGCAAGGGCGTGCGCACGACCATCCGGCGCACGCGGGGCGACGACATCGACGCGGCCTGCGGCCAGCTGGCCGGCCAGGTCAACGACCGGATGCGCTACCGGCTCGGGAACAAGCTGGTCAGCATCTCTGCGAGGGCGTCATGA
- the ndk gene encoding nucleoside-diphosphate kinase, with protein sequence MAIERTLSIIKPDGVQKNLLGEIYRRFESGGLQVIAARMRHLSPAEAGAFYAVHRERPFYQDLVSYMTSGPVMVSVLEGENAIARHREIMGATDPAKADPGTIRADFADSIEENVVHGSDGPDTARDEIAFFFAGTEICPRTR encoded by the coding sequence ATGGCGATCGAACGCACGCTTTCCATCATCAAGCCCGACGGCGTCCAGAAGAACCTGCTCGGCGAGATCTACCGTCGCTTCGAGTCGGGCGGCCTGCAGGTGATCGCTGCGCGGATGCGGCATCTCTCGCCGGCCGAGGCGGGCGCCTTTTATGCCGTGCATCGCGAACGGCCTTTCTACCAGGACCTGGTGAGCTACATGACGTCGGGACCGGTCATGGTCAGCGTGCTGGAGGGCGAAAACGCCATTGCCAGGCATCGCGAGATCATGGGCGCGACGGATCCGGCGAAAGCCGATCCGGGCACGATTCGTGCAGATTTCGCGGACAGCATCGAGGAAAACGTCGTGCATGGCTCAGACGGCCCGGACACGGCGCGCGACGAGATCGCGTTTTTCTTCGCCGGCACCGAGATCTGCCCGAGGACGCGCTGA
- a CDS encoding iron-sulfur cluster assembly accessory protein, protein MAITLTESAATRVKDYLARRGGGAGIRLGVKRTGCSGWAYVVDYADDVASEDVVFEDREVRVFVAPEHLRLIDGTELDFVKQGLNEAFRFRNPNVKGECGCGESFNV, encoded by the coding sequence ATGGCCATTACCCTGACCGAATCGGCGGCTACGCGCGTCAAGGATTACCTGGCGCGCCGTGGCGGAGGCGCGGGCATTCGCCTGGGCGTGAAGCGCACCGGGTGCTCGGGCTGGGCATATGTTGTTGATTATGCAGACGATGTAGCGAGCGAGGACGTCGTTTTCGAGGACCGCGAGGTGCGCGTGTTCGTGGCGCCCGAGCATCTTCGCCTGATCGACGGGACGGAACTCGACTTCGTCAAGCAGGGTCTCAACGAGGCGTTCCGTTTTCGCAACCCCAACGTCAAGGGTGAATGCGGCTGCGGCGAGAGCTTCAACGTCTGA
- a CDS encoding iron-sulfur cluster assembly scaffold protein — MDAGILDYSGEVRHRFETAPRHGRVLAQAHERLAGGAGEPRRGVRVEFEARVRGGRILECRFRAYGCPHVIAAASWVAEHAEGRALDELDWLDPRALAATLEAPAHKLGNLLVVEDAFRACVAGKPAAAG, encoded by the coding sequence ATGGATGCGGGGATACTGGACTACTCGGGCGAGGTGCGTCATCGTTTCGAGACGGCGCCGCGCCATGGGCGGGTGCTGGCACAGGCCCACGAACGGCTCGCCGGGGGCGCGGGCGAGCCGCGGCGGGGGGTGCGCGTGGAGTTCGAGGCGCGGGTTCGCGGCGGGCGGATCCTCGAGTGCCGCTTCAGGGCCTACGGGTGTCCCCACGTGATCGCGGCGGCCTCCTGGGTCGCCGAGCACGCCGAGGGGCGCGCGCTGGACGAACTCGACTGGCTCGACCCGCGGGCGCTGGCCGCGACGCTGGAGGCGCCGGCACACAAACTGGGCAACCTGCTGGTCGTGGAAGATGCTTTCCGCGCCTGCGTCGCGGGGAAACCTGCGGCGGCCGGCTGA
- a CDS encoding IscS subfamily cysteine desulfurase: MQPPVYLDYAATTPVDARVVERMVECLGRDGCYANPASSSHGPGRAARGRVEAARREVAAVLGARPTEIIWTSGATESDNLAITGAARFHADRGRHIVTSRTEHKAVLDTCRQLEKEGWQVTYVAPGPGGIVTAAEIEPALRPDTVLVSVMHVNNEIGTINDLPPIGALCREREVLFHVDAAQAVGKLPVDVDALGADLLSVSAHKVYGPKGVGALYLRGSPRRRLEPLIHGGGHEWGMRSGTLATHQIVGMGEALRIAAAEQAAEAERLCGLRRRLWDGIAGLGGVHVNGDVERRVAGILNVCFEGVEGESLLFGLRDLAVSSGSACTSASREASYVLRALGRDDQLAQSSLRFSLGRYSTVEEVDYAIRVIREQIDRLRGLAPQDGEDGREAM, from the coding sequence ATACAGCCGCCCGTCTATCTCGATTACGCCGCCACCACGCCGGTCGATGCCCGGGTGGTCGAGCGCATGGTCGAGTGCCTGGGCCGGGACGGCTGCTACGCGAACCCGGCGTCGAGTTCCCATGGCCCGGGGCGCGCCGCACGGGGCCGCGTCGAGGCGGCGCGTCGCGAGGTGGCGGCCGTGCTGGGTGCGCGGCCGACGGAGATCATCTGGACCTCGGGAGCGACCGAGTCGGACAACCTGGCGATCACGGGTGCAGCGCGTTTTCATGCCGACCGCGGGCGCCACATCGTGACCAGCCGCACGGAGCACAAGGCGGTGCTGGATACCTGCCGCCAGCTTGAGAAGGAGGGCTGGCAGGTCACCTACGTGGCGCCGGGTCCCGGGGGGATCGTCACGGCGGCCGAGATCGAGCCGGCCCTGCGGCCCGATACGGTACTGGTGTCGGTGATGCACGTGAACAACGAGATCGGCACGATCAACGACCTGCCCCCCATCGGCGCGCTGTGCCGGGAGCGCGAAGTGTTGTTCCACGTGGATGCCGCCCAGGCCGTCGGCAAGCTGCCCGTCGACGTGGATGCGCTCGGCGCGGACCTGCTGTCGGTGTCCGCGCACAAGGTCTACGGGCCCAAGGGGGTCGGCGCGCTCTACCTGCGGGGCAGCCCGCGGCGCCGTCTCGAGCCGCTGATCCACGGGGGCGGGCACGAGTGGGGCATGCGCTCGGGGACACTCGCGACGCACCAGATCGTCGGCATGGGCGAAGCGCTCAGGATCGCTGCGGCGGAACAGGCGGCGGAGGCCGAACGCCTCTGCGGCCTGCGGCGGCGTCTCTGGGACGGCATCGCCGGGCTGGGCGGCGTGCACGTGAACGGCGATGTCGAGCGGCGCGTCGCAGGGATCCTGAACGTCTGTTTCGAGGGGGTCGAGGGCGAAAGCCTGCTGTTCGGCCTGCGTGACCTCGCCGTGTCCAGCGGCTCCGCCTGCACCTCGGCGAGTCGCGAAGCGTCGTATGTCTTGCGGGCGCTCGGCCGGGACGACCAGCTGGCGCAGAGTTCGTTGCGTTTCAGCCTCGGGCGCTACAGCACGGTCGAGGAAGTGGATTACGCGATCCGCGTCATACGCGAACAGATCGATCGGTTACGGGGGCTGGCGCCGCAGGATGGCGAGGACGGCCGGGAGGCGATGTGA
- a CDS encoding RNA methyltransferase: MSIPVRIVLVGTTHPGNIGAAARAMRTMGLDRLTLVAPRTFPSEEATARAAGADEVLAGARVCERLDEALADCRFVIGTSARLRALSWSTFTPREAAPRLLAESAQGEVAVVFGRESSGLSNDELASCHALLHVPTDESFSSLNLAMAVQIVAYELRLALLAGVAPEPPPERVDPLATVDDLERFYAHLERTLVDAGFLNPANPRHLMMRLRRLFSRALPEEKEVRILRGILSALAPVRAAADGDETREAGTR; encoded by the coding sequence ATGAGCATTCCCGTACGCATCGTGCTGGTCGGCACCACCCACCCCGGAAACATCGGCGCCGCAGCCCGGGCGATGCGCACCATGGGGCTCGATCGCCTGACCCTGGTGGCGCCGCGCACCTTCCCCAGCGAGGAAGCCACCGCGCGCGCCGCGGGTGCCGATGAAGTGCTGGCCGGCGCAAGGGTCTGCGAACGCCTCGACGAGGCGCTGGCGGATTGCCGTTTCGTCATCGGCACCAGCGCGCGCCTTCGCGCCCTGTCCTGGTCCACCTTCACGCCACGCGAAGCCGCTCCCCGCCTGCTGGCGGAAAGCGCGCAGGGTGAAGTCGCGGTGGTGTTCGGGCGCGAGAGCAGCGGCTTGAGCAACGACGAACTTGCGAGTTGCCATGCCCTGCTGCATGTGCCGACGGATGAAAGCTTCAGTTCGCTGAACCTCGCCATGGCGGTGCAGATCGTGGCCTACGAGCTGCGCCTCGCCCTGCTGGCGGGCGTCGCGCCCGAACCGCCCCCGGAGCGCGTGGATCCGCTGGCGACCGTGGACGACCTCGAGCGTTTCTACGCGCACCTGGAAAGGACGCTGGTCGATGCCGGTTTTCTCAATCCGGCAAACCCGCGGCATCTCATGATGCGCCTGCGCCGCTTGTTCAGCCGGGCGCTCCCCGAAGAAAAGGAAGTGCGGATCCTGCGGGGCATTCTCAGTGCACTTGCGCCGGTTCGCGCTGCGGCTGATGGCGATGAGACACGCGAGGCGGGGACGCGTTAA
- a CDS encoding inositol monophosphatase family protein: MHPLLNIGVRAARRAGDLIVRHMNQLDAIKVDSKGRNDFVSEVDRKAELDIIQTVQRSYPDHAFLAEESGAHGEAEYTWIIDPLDGTTNFLHGFPVFCVSIAVMHRGRLEHGVIYDPLRQELFTASRGAGATVDGRRMRVSDTRLLEKSLVGTGYPYRPGSAWLDAYMDMLKDAMKATSGVRRPGAAALDLAYVAAGRLDGFWEIDLKLWDIAAGALMIQECGGIVTDLSGRDGWQQSGNVVAGNPKIHESLLALIEPHLTQELRR, encoded by the coding sequence ATGCACCCTCTCTTGAATATCGGCGTTCGCGCCGCACGCCGCGCGGGCGACCTGATCGTCCGCCACATGAACCAGCTCGACGCCATCAAGGTGGACTCGAAGGGGCGCAACGACTTCGTCAGCGAAGTGGATCGCAAGGCTGAGCTCGACATCATCCAGACGGTGCAGCGCAGCTACCCGGACCATGCCTTTCTCGCCGAGGAGAGCGGCGCGCACGGTGAGGCCGAGTACACGTGGATCATCGACCCGCTGGACGGCACGACCAATTTCCTGCACGGCTTCCCGGTGTTCTGCGTGTCGATCGCGGTCATGCACCGTGGGCGTCTCGAGCACGGCGTCATCTACGATCCGCTGCGCCAGGAACTGTTCACCGCCAGCCGCGGCGCCGGCGCGACGGTGGACGGCCGGCGGATGCGGGTCAGCGACACGCGCCTGCTGGAGAAATCCCTGGTGGGGACCGGTTACCCCTACCGGCCGGGTTCCGCCTGGCTGGATGCCTACATGGACATGCTCAAGGACGCCATGAAAGCGACCTCCGGCGTGCGCCGTCCCGGCGCCGCGGCGCTCGATCTCGCGTACGTGGCCGCCGGGCGCCTGGACGGCTTCTGGGAGATCGACCTCAAGCTCTGGGACATCGCGGCCGGCGCGCTGATGATCCAGGAGTGCGGCGGCATCGTCACGGACCTCAGCGGGCGCGACGGCTGGCAGCAGAGCGGTAACGTGGTGGCGGGCAACCCGAAGATCCACGAGTCGCTGCTGGCGCTGATCGAGCCGCACCTCACGCAGGAGCTGAGGCGCTAG
- a CDS encoding outer membrane beta-barrel protein: MDKTGTIELTRRAVPAVAAVPAAAILLLAGLATSVPAHADSGFYVGGSIGRSLVDADIADPGTGSLDFDDGDSAWKAFGGFNIDAFVIDLAIEGGYVDFGQPTDRIAGNDVGFELTGWDVFGLAGLELGPVGVFAKAGFIDWSADATVNGTRVASDSGTDPAYGIGLRFSLFSAEVRGEYEYFDVEDTDVSLLSVGVVWTF, from the coding sequence ATGGACAAGACAGGCACCATCGAACTCACCCGCCGAGCCGTCCCGGCTGTCGCAGCCGTCCCGGCCGCAGCAATACTGCTGCTCGCCGGCCTCGCGACGTCCGTTCCGGCACATGCCGATTCCGGCTTTTATGTCGGCGGCAGCATCGGCCGTTCGCTCGTGGACGCCGACATCGCCGATCCGGGCACGGGATCGCTCGATTTCGACGACGGCGATTCGGCCTGGAAGGCTTTCGGGGGCTTCAACATCGATGCTTTCGTCATCGATCTCGCCATCGAGGGCGGCTATGTCGATTTCGGCCAGCCAACGGACCGTATCGCAGGCAACGACGTCGGCTTCGAACTGACGGGCTGGGACGTGTTCGGCCTGGCCGGCCTCGAACTGGGACCGGTCGGCGTGTTCGCGAAGGCCGGCTTCATCGACTGGTCCGCTGACGCCACCGTGAACGGCACCCGGGTGGCCAGCGACAGCGGCACCGATCCCGCCTACGGCATCGGGTTGCGCTTCAGCCTGTTCTCGGCGGAGGTGCGCGGCGAATACGAGTACTTCGATGTCGAGGACACCGACGTGTCGCTGCTGAGTGTCGGCGTCGTCTGGACGTTCTGA